One window of Pelmatolapia mariae isolate MD_Pm_ZW linkage group LG18, Pm_UMD_F_2, whole genome shotgun sequence genomic DNA carries:
- the LOC134617496 gene encoding myomegalin-like isoform X2, translating into MFDLKMKEVCRICGRELCGNQRKWIFHPAAKLNLHVLLSYAVGQELTRDGRGEFACSKCTFMLDRMYRFDTVIARVEALSIERLQRLLQEKHRLRQCISGLYRKTNSDEGAVTLSGSDDGPGDGMVDISGLTHAKYCALLQEDLVYSLYESWADDSLDCQHHHHPQCPAAKGSEVTVEGSQRCTPSTPRRCRGCSYWRVADSDYEAVCKVPRKLARSISCGPSTRYSASVVGGSVTGGGAGGEGERKNVEDSEDVPSSQTLVPGSQDPSRTSDSDRTLAGRASSSPSIASLEAAEEYIQPGAITDGSLSSPVDAIEDQISDSLSEEHMGAPLGQASPRRTFSLALSLLQSCAVYRPVRSTKGSKLPVFLRRSSSNGGTRLSFTDPVMGMPYGSPNGERYNHTPTPELDTPLIRVDTGLDQDLNLADMEKLFEDLYKEYPPPPPHQSLVEEQQSQLNQYECAAGQCVSELQKAQLQVQSLQAKIQESEANNMKLQEKLSEMECELRSLRQASQSQERTIQGLTESLSTKDSEAQELYQLIEGQNTTLCKLQEIAHHSQLAQSKAPAGVSESLALAQLQGELVGVQSSLFSLGLELEASQRSLRQSQRQADDLMRFKERLNSDLQEALQHREVTEKHNQDLRCALHKLRTELQAKEAALKESEAEKHALTQEKDRSVAQLKIALQDKEQQLQEYSEMAESTGSSKPNPRDALLEKLRERIKERDRALEQSIDDKFRCVEEREGQVRRLQLALREKERDLERLRCILSNNEETITSLDGLVRGKELELEQAAEAYRNLQWLKQQSDEKERNSLREKDTIITQLQAALQTRSQEAQDLTAVLVARVQAGPTEVVEELKARLALKEKLFQELLGDRSRQSKEHQAQIQDLLSTLSSKDQYLQDYSYRLSLVISERTGQLQELRKQLSEREQELHELRWDKERDTGGETEHLQSLLKEKEAFIKELMKAQEEAKQPFSKESEAEIKALKEDMQLVLKKEAEAQKEISALRSSLAHQQSEGDATKDSTDHKHVLEQLVSEYNKLNDALRAEKRLYQNLTHIHKSDSSSEKIQALHMELDSVQALRRQLEEVLSRTRNTALLLDRAAKRQPDFGELSTEEEEGDDEDGSSEEFTDSIEEDDDSVNARSLTSGQTSVKAQGPECVTRGLVRGAQSQRADVKQLDEARKTLEFELEEIKSQLERDGYTSVSQMRSALQKLQRENQALKENQVRAGVVGTNTEKSLSPEEEQEEEEEEEEEEEEEEEEEEEEEEEEEDTEEEDELETSPVPAGKRGPPCVSLSSEPGKRHCMRPCSLNLGTLTSHHLTHQPEAETAVAGDSSQVRALWRDKEDGLREQASRLHTDLTLSQQENRELQERLMVSEATVQAQAEQLKEYRDLLTETSVQQANKQVQVDLQDLGYETCGRSENEAEREDTSSPEFDDLEMCTSLSHPQDCEGGGWYAGSCSSNRGAYEMRDESASLQHLVQDLRSQLTRCHKVIRGLQLRVRSLSATSDYASSLERTPRKVNWALERSPAPSGVDEDEGWLSDTQGARPGSKPSRELQELMERVASLEAQLKTTRSEGKGQAEEGKCATWPGKYNSLIQAQARELSHLRQRMREGQGVCHILTQHLGDTTKAFEELLRANDIDYYMGQSFREQLAQSTALAQRVVTKISGRERVESHDDKTGHELLALRLSKELQQKDKIIESLHTKLQHRPETPSSCHALSETTDQSDRTSLVSDEYQTNEDLELCSDLDTREYQEEHRLRQPGLGLDPEGFPEPHDKALFTLSPNQHNQHGLSSYSQLSHHAFQPYQLGGIPTGHLMKSDSGLMSGGPLWDMENFVGSYSGSSPHQPGSSQTGVNLIEEHLQEVRCLRQRLEESIRTNERLRQQLEEKLATTGRDGGAPTNIYIQGLDTVTQLSNEIRVLKEENLGLQSRLQASTVSPMLSDTSEEVVQLREAVFTARARLKQSELEAEQWKEELRRLQAHSQEQGQQIHTLRQERQAGQEKTNRLQHEVSLLQQQLCESRELIHSLQSELHVYDRVCSSTKANKGYLCEVPVLPVELGELLGEVRSLRAQLQNSVQENSALKQLELHKQLEQKLGVGSPRTPSLSALTASPQRENFYRRQLLHDPAPSPPVRDIGLFNCGSPGPPYSDLDDSHSTANDPLDPHSELEGDAPDGSFANRHGRHAIGHVDDFSALQQQVLEGRSLVQRMEMTLQACLGPPMLDVNQKQSSELILDYGCVRSLLSNTKTLRQILEEAMSLLKMFWRAALPSTDPSIQNLKKEQCMQEEILSLKLRVSEQEEVLKGTIQRLRSTSRTKESMEHFIVSQLSRTRDVLKKARTNLETNKLRLSSLSSSSSSPYAAEEPGGAARERPADRSFLKAGGASGVTATRTSQRTAARKRSSQCLL; encoded by the exons ATGTTTGATCTCAAGATGAAGGAGGTGTGTCGTATTTGTGGACGGGAGCTCTGTGGCAACCAGCGAAAATGGATCTTCCATCCTGCTGCCAAACTCAACCTGCACGTGCTGCTCTCTTATGCTGTGGGGCAGGAGCTGACCCGGGACGGCAGAGGAGAGTTTGCCTGCTCCAAGTGCACCTTCATGCTGGACCGCATGTACCGCTTCGACACAGTCATCGCTCGTGTGGAGGCACTGTCCATCGAGAGGTTGCAGCGGCTCCTGCAGGAGAAGCATCGACTGAGGCAGTGCATCAGCGGGCTCTATCGGAAAACCAATTCAGATGAAGGGGCTGTAACATTAAGTGGAAGTGATGACGGACCAGGGGATGGGATGGTGGATATTTCAGGGCTAACTCATGCAAAGTATTGCGCCCTGCTCCAGGAGGATTTAGTCTACTCTTTGTATGAGTCCTGGGCAGATGACAGCCTGGACTGCCAACATCACCACCATCCTCAATGTCCTGCTGCTAAAGGGTCAGAGGTTACAGTTGAAGGCTCACAACGGTGTACGCCCAGCACTCCCAGAAGGTGCCGGGGATGTTCTTATTGGCGGGTGGCAGACTCTGATTATGAAGCTGTCTGTAAGGTGCCCAGAAAGTTGGCCCGGAGTATTTCTTGTGGGCCATCAACCAGATATTCAGCCAGTGTGGTTGGGGGAAGTGTGACTGGAGGTGGTGCAGgtggagaaggagagaggaaaaatGTGGAAGATTCAGAAGACGTCCCCTCCTCTCAGACTCTAGTTCCTGGATCTCAGGACCCCTCGAGGACCTCAGATAGTGATCGCACTTTAGCTGGGCGAGCCAGCTCAAGCCCCTCTATAGCATCCCTGGAGGCAGCTGAGGAATATATTCAGCCTGGAGCCATAACAGATGGATCCCTGAGCTCCCCAGTGGATGCAATAGAAGACCAGATATCTGACTCCCTCTCTGAGGAGCACATGGGAGCTCCACTTGGCCAAGCCTCTCCTAGACGCACTTTCTCTCTAGCCCTCTCTTTGCTGCAAAGCTGTGCTGTCTACCGGCCAGTCCGGAGCACAAAAGGGAGCAAGCTCCCAGTCTTTCTCAGACGAAGCTCCAGCAACGGGGGCACAAGGTTGTCCTTTACCGATCCCGTTATGGGAATGCCTTATGGAAGCCCAAACGGAGAGAGATACAATCACACACCAACACCTGAGCTGGATACCCCTCTGATCAGAGTGGACACTGGGCTGGATCAGGATCTGAACCTGGCAGACATGGAGAAATTATTTGAAGATTTGTACAAAGAgtatcctcctcctcctccccaccAG AGTCTTGTTGAAGAGCAGCAGAGCCAGCTGAACCAGTATGAGTGTGCGGCCGGTCAGTGTGTCAGCGAGCTGCAGAAGGCCCAGCTCCAGGTCCAATCCCTGCAGGCCAAGATCCAAGAGAGCGAGGCCAACAACATG AAGCTGCAGGAGAAGCTGAGTGAGATGGAGTGCGAGCTACGTTCGCTTCGCCAGGCCTCTCAGAGTCAGGAAAGAACCATTCagggcctcacagagtctctcaGCACCAAAGACAGcgag GCCCAGGAGCTGTACCAGCTGATTGAAGGGCAGAACACCACACTTTGCAAGCTGCAGGAAATAGCCCATCACAGCCAGCTTGCTCAAAGCAAG GCTCCGGCAGGAGTTAGCGAGTCCTTGGCGCTTGCTCAGCTGCAGGGCGAGCTGGTCGGGGTGCAGAGCTCCCTGTTCTCTCTTGGGCTGGAGCTGGAGGCCAGCCAGAGGAGTCTGAGACAGAGCCAGAGGCAAGCCGATGACCTGATGAGGTTCAAGGAGAGACTAAACTCAGATCTACAGGAGGCACTGCAGCACAGAGAGGTCACCGAAAAACACAATCAG GACCTGCGCTGCGCCCTTCACAAACTTCGCACTGAGCTTCAGGCCAAAGAAGCAGCTTTAAAGGAGAGCGAAGCAGAGAAACACGCTCTGACGCAGGAGAAAGACCGGAGCGTCGCACAGCTCAAAATCGCTCTGCAGGACAAGGAGCAACAGTTGCAG GAGTACTCAGAGATGGCGGAATCAACGGGAAGCTCCAAACCAAATCCAAGAGACGCCCTGCTGGAGAAACTGAGGGAGCGCATTAAAGAAAGAGACAGAGCTCTGGAG CAATCCATCGATGACAAGTTCCGCTGTGTGGAGGAGCGTGAGGGCCAGGtgaggaggctgcagctggctcTGAGAGAGAAGGAGCGAGACCTGGAGAGACTCCGCTGCATTCTGTCCAACAACGAGGAGACCATCACG AGTCTTGACGGTTTGGTGCGGGGTAAAGAGCTGGAGCTGGAGCAGGCAGCAGAGGCCTACAGGAACCTCCAGTGGTTGAAGCAGCAGAGCGACGAGAAGGAGAGAAACTCcctgagagagaaagacaccATCATAACCCAGCTACAAGCAGCACTACAGACACGCAGCCAGGAGGCTCAG GATCTCACAGCTGTCCTCGTCGCCAGAGTTCAGGCCGGTCCCACTGAGGTTGTGGAGGAGCTGAAGGCTCGGTTGGCTCTGAAAGAGAAACTCTTCCAGGAGCTTTTGGGAGACCGCAGCCGGCAGTCTAAGGAACACCAAGCACAGATCCAGGATCTGCTCAGCACTCTCAGCTCCAAAGACCAGTATCTGCAG GACTACTCCTACAGGCTTTCCTTAGTGATCAGTGAGCGGACTGGCCAGCTACAGGAGCTTCGCAAGCAGCTGTCAGAAAGAGAGCAGGAGCTGCATGAACTGAGATGGGACAAGGAGAGAGACACGGGAGGAGAGACGGAGCATCTGCAGAGTCTCCTTAAAGAGAAGGAGGCTTTTATCAAG GAACTGATGAAGGCCCAGGAAGAGGCCAAGCAGCCGTTTTCCAAGGAGAGCGAGGCAGAGATCAAGGCTCTGAAGGAAGACATGCAGCTGGTGCTGAAAAAGGAGGCAGAGGCTCAG AAGGAGATCTCTGCTCTGCGTTCGTCTTTAGCTCACCAGCAGTCAGAAGGAGATGCCACAAAAGACAGCACTGATCACAAA CATGTGCTTGAGCAGCTGGTATCAGAGTACAACAAGCTGAATGACGCCCTGAGGGCAGAGAAGAGGTTATACCAAAATCTCACTCACATTCATAAGAGTGACAG cagctcagagAAGATCCAGGCCCTCCACATGGAGTTGGATTCAGTTCAGGCACTCCGCAGACAGCTGGAGGAGGTCCTCTCTCGGACCCGTAACACGGCCCTGCTACTGGACAGGGCAGCTAAAAGGCAGCCTGACTTTGGAG AGCTCAgcacagaggaggaagagggagacGATGAAGACGGCAGCAGTGAGGAGTTCACAGACAGCATAGAGGAGGATGACGATAGCGTGAATGCCAGAAGTTTGACCTCCGGTCAG ACTTCTGTTAAGGCTCAAGGACCTGAGTGTGTGACCCGAGGGCTGGTGAGGGGGGCACAATCCCAGAGAGCTGATGTAAAGCAGCTCGATGAAGCAAGGAAGACACTCGAGTTCGAGCTTGAAGAAATAAAGTCACAGCTGGAGAGGGATGGATACACCTCTGTATCTCAGATGAG GAGTGCCCTGCAGAAGCTGCAAAGGGAGAACCAGGCCCTAAAAGAAAACCAGGTACGAGCTGGAGTGGTGGggacaaacacagagaagaGTCTGAGCCCAGAAGAAgaacaggaagaagaagaggaggaggaagaagaagaagaggaggaggaggaagaagaagaagaagaggaggaggaggaagaggatacTGAGGAAGAAGATGAACTGGAAACATCTCCGGTGCCGGCGGGGAAGCGAGGTCCTCCATGTGTTAGTCTGAGCAGCGAGCCAGGGAAGAGGCACTGCATGAGGCCATGCTCTCTGAACCTGGGCACACTGACATCTCACCATCTCACACACCAACCTGAAGCG GAGACAGCGGTCGCTGGTGACAGCTCTCAGGTCAGAGCGCTCTGGCGAGATAAAGAGGATGGCCTCCGTGAACAGGCGTCTCGTCTGCACACTGATCTGACTCTGAGCCAGCAGGAGAACAGAGAGCTGCAAGAGAGGCTGATGGTGTCTGAGGCCACGGTCCAAGCTCAGGCCGAACAGCTGAAGGAGTACAGAGATCTGCTCA CTGAGACGTCTGTCCAGCAGGCCAACAAGCAGGTGCAGGTGGATCTTCAGGATCTGGGTTATGAAACTTGTGGCCGGAGTGAGAACGAAGCAGAGAGAGAAGACACCAGCAGCCCAG agTTTGACGACCTAGAGATGTGCACATCGCTGTCCCATCCTCAGGACTGTGAGGGTGGTGGCTGGTACGCTGGAAGCTGCAGCAGTAACAGAGGCGCTTATGAAATGAGGGATGAGTCGGCGTCTCTCCAGCATCTGGTCCAGGATCTGCGCTCACAGCTGACTCGCTGTCACAAAGTGATCCGTGGACTGCAGCTCCGTGTCCGGTCTTTGTCTGCGACCAGCGACTACGCCTCCAGCTTGGAGCGCACCCCCCGCAAG GTAAACTGGGCGCTTGAAAGATCACCAGCCCCGAGTGGTGTGGATGAGGATGAAGGTTGGTTATCTGATACCCAAGGGGCTCGTCCAGGGTCCAAGCCCAGCAGGGAGCTCCAAGAACTGATGGAACGAGTCGCGTCGCTGGAGGCTCAGTTGAAAACTACCAGATCGGAGGGCAAAGGCCAAGCAGAAGAAGGGAAATGTGCCACCTGGCCTGG GAAGTACAACTCTCTGATCCAGGCTCAAGCTCGTGAGCTGTCCCACCTGAGGCAGCGGATGAGAGAAGGGCAAGGAGTCTGTCACATCCTGACCCAACACCTGGGAGACACCACCAAG GCTTTTGAGGAGCTCCTGCGGGCCAATGATATTGACTACTACATGGGTCAGAGCTTCAGAGAGCAGCTGGCACAGAGCACCGCCCTTGCACAAAGAGTGGTCACCAAGATTAGCGGAC GAGAACGTGTAGAGAGCCATGACGACAAGACAGGCCACGAGTTGCTCGCCTTGCG GTTAAGTAAGGAGTTGCAGCAGAAAGATAAAATCATTGAATCACTCCACACGAAGCTGCAGCACCGTCCCGAGACCCCGTCCAGTTGCCACGCCCTCTCTGAGACTACGGACCAATCAGATAGGACCTCCTTGGTGTCCGATGAGTACCAAACCAATGAAGACTTGGAGCTGTGCTCTGATTTGGACACCAGGGAATATCAGGAGGAACACCGACTCCGGCAGCCAGGACTTGGATTAGATCCGGAAG GCTTCCCAGAGCCTCATGACAAGGCTCTGTTCACCCTTTCACCTAATCAACACAACCAGCATGGCCTGTCAAGCTACAGCCAGCTATCCCATCATGCCTTTCAACCCTACCAACTGGGGGGCATCCCTACAGGCCACTTAATGAAGTCTGACTCAGGTTTAATGTCAGGGGGGCCTTTGTGGGACATGGAAAACTTCGTCGGAAGTTATTCTGGATCATCTCCGCACCAACCAGGAAGCAGCCAAACAG GGGTAAATTTGATAGAGGAACACCTGCAGGAGGTGAGGTGTCTTCGCCAACGCCTGGAGGAGTCCATTAGGACCAATGAGAGGCTTCGTCAACAGCTTGAGGAAAAACTGGCCACCACTGGACGTGATGGAG gGGCTCCAACCAACATTTATATTCAGGGACTGGACACAGTCACTCAGCTGTCCAATGAGATCAGAGTCCTGAAGGAAGAAAACTTGGGTCTGCAGTCCCGCTTGCAGGCCAGCACAG TCTCTCCTATGCTCTCAGACACAAGTGAGGAGGTGGTGCAATTGAGGGAGGCGGTGTTTACAGCACGTGCTCGCCTGAAGCAATCAGAGCTGGAAGCTGAGCAGTGGAAGGAGGAACTCAGGCGCCTTCAGGCCCACAGTCAGGAGCAGGGACAGCAGATTCACACATTAAGGCAGGAGCGACAGGCGGGGCAGGAGAAAACCAACAG GCTCCAGCACGAGGTGTCACTACTCCAGCAGCAGCTATGTGAGAGCAGGGAACTGATCCACTCCCTGCAGAGCGAACTACACGTCTATGATCGAGTGTGTTCCAGCACAAAGGCCAACAAAG GCTACCTGTGCGAGGTACCAGTTCTACCAGTAGAGTTGGGGGAGTTGTTGGGAGAGGTGAGGAGCCTACGGGCTCAGTTGCAAAACAGTGTCCAGGAGAACAGCGCTCTCAAACAGCTGGAGCTCCACAAGCAACTGGAACAAAAGCTGGGCGTGGGCTCACCTCGGACTCCCTCGCTCTCTGCTCTCACTGCCAGCCCTCAGAGGGAAAACTTCTACAGACGTCAGCTGCTTCATG ACCCAGCTCCATCTCCACCAGTCAGGGACATTGGTCTCTTTAACTGTGGATCTCCTGGTCCTCCCTACTCAGACTTGGATGACAGCCATAGCACTGCCAATG ACCCTCTTGATCCACACTCTGAGCTGGAGGGGGATGCGCCCGATGGATCATTCGCGAACCGTCATGGTCGTCACGCCATTGGTCACGTGGATGACTTCAGTGCTTTGCAGCAGcaagtcctcgagggccggagCCTCGTCCAGCGCATGGAGATGACCCTGCAGGCCTGCCTCGGTCCACCAATGCTGGATGTAAACCAGAAACAGAGCAGCGAGCTG ATTCTGGATTACGGATGTGTTAGGAGTCTTCTGTCTAACACCAAGACTCTGAGGCAGATCTTGGAGGAGGCAATGTCTCTGCTGAAGATGTTCTGGAGAGCAGCTCTTCCCAGCACGGATCCCTCCATCCAGAACCTTaagaag GAGCAGTGCATGCAGGAGGAGATCTTGTCCTTGAAACTGCGTGTGTCTGAGCAGGAAGAAGTTCTTAAGGGGACAATACAAAGACTGAGGAGCACCAGCCGCACCAAGGAGAGCATGGAGCACTTCATAGTCAGCCAGC TATCAAGGACTCGTGATGTGCTGAAAAAAGCAAGGACAAATTTAGAG ACGAATAAGCTGAGACTTTCCTCTCTaagttcctcctcttcctctccttatGCTG ctgaAGAGCCAGGAGGTGCTGCCAGAGAGCGACCTGCTGATCGCAGTTTCCTGAAGGCCGGTGGTGCTTCTGGAGTCACTGCAACTAGGACCAGTCAGCGTACGGCAGCGAGAAAGCGCAGCAGCCAATGCCTGCTTTAG